In Pleurocapsa sp. PCC 7319, the following are encoded in one genomic region:
- a CDS encoding DJ-1/PfpI family protein — MTGQINIGFLVYPDVIQLDVMAAYQVLAFPPNTTIHLLGKTLTPITSNEGLIITPTTTLDNCPTLDIICVPGGGIGQIEVMKDREILNFLQQKSNTAKYITSVCTGSLILAAANLLQGYKATCHWAFRDQLAMLGVEVIPERVVIDRDRITGAGVTSGIDFGLTLLNLICGEDTAKMAQLMMEYNPQPPFNAGTPETAGKEIVEPLLQLGQPLIAAFMTQTKEIMSQTRG, encoded by the coding sequence ATGACAGGACAAATAAACATTGGCTTTTTGGTTTACCCTGATGTAATTCAATTAGATGTTATGGCTGCTTATCAAGTTTTGGCTTTTCCACCAAATACAACCATACATTTACTTGGGAAAACATTAACCCCTATTACCAGCAACGAAGGCTTAATAATCACACCCACAACAACACTAGATAATTGTCCTACGCTTGATATTATTTGCGTTCCCGGTGGAGGAATAGGTCAAATTGAAGTAATGAAAGATAGGGAAATTTTGAATTTTTTACAGCAGAAAAGTAACACAGCTAAATACATAACTAGCGTTTGTACGGGTTCATTAATTTTGGCAGCAGCGAATCTATTACAAGGCTACAAAGCTACCTGTCATTGGGCATTTCGCGATCAATTAGCTATGTTAGGAGTAGAGGTTATTCCCGAAAGAGTAGTAATTGATCGCGATCGCATTACGGGGGCAGGTGTAACTTCAGGCATCGATTTCGGATTAACTCTACTAAATCTAATCTGTGGTGAAGATACTGCGAAAATGGCTCAGTTAATGATGGAATATAATCCTCAACCACCTTTCAATGCAGGTACTCCAGAAACCGCAGGAAAAGAAATAGTAGAACCTTTGCTTCAATTGGGTCAACCTTTAATTGCAGCGTTTATGACTCAAACTAAAGAAATTATGAGTCAAACTAGAGGATAA
- a CDS encoding DUF3365 domain-containing protein, with amino-acid sequence MLAFKNLKLGTKLNLILISILISAIAACGIFLSRILETKIEQEVADKAFLIIETMNSVRNYTSSQVKPELASRLASEEYFIPETVPAYSAREVFEGLRKQPEYQNFLYKEATLNPTNPRDKADQFETEITQRFRQNEQLKEKTGFRTDGNGKFYYIARPLAIKKASCLECHDTPERAPANLVSTYGSEHGFGWKLNEIVASQIVSVPARNVYQAARQLQLSVLSIVGMIFLIAIALINLFLKSAIIQPVKKMALLSNKISTGDLDLQFNHNSKDEIGSLAKSLNRMVESLKMALQMIEEEED; translated from the coding sequence ATGTTGGCTTTTAAAAATCTAAAATTAGGCACTAAGCTTAACCTAATTTTAATCAGTATTTTAATTAGTGCGATCGCCGCTTGTGGTATTTTTCTCTCCCGTATTCTGGAAACTAAAATTGAACAGGAAGTAGCAGATAAAGCTTTTCTAATTATCGAAACCATGAACTCAGTGCGAAATTACACTAGTTCACAAGTGAAGCCAGAGTTGGCATCTCGTTTAGCCAGTGAGGAATATTTTATACCCGAAACTGTACCAGCCTATTCAGCTCGCGAAGTTTTTGAAGGGCTAAGAAAGCAGCCAGAATATCAAAATTTTCTTTACAAAGAAGCAACTCTTAATCCAACTAATCCCAGAGATAAGGCAGATCAATTTGAAACTGAAATTACCCAGAGGTTCCGTCAAAACGAGCAGCTTAAGGAAAAAACCGGTTTTCGTACTGATGGCAATGGTAAGTTTTACTATATCGCTAGACCTCTAGCAATTAAAAAAGCTAGCTGTTTAGAGTGTCATGATACCCCAGAAAGAGCTCCAGCAAATTTAGTCAGTACCTATGGCAGTGAACACGGCTTTGGTTGGAAATTAAATGAAATTGTTGCTTCTCAGATTGTTTCTGTTCCCGCCAGAAATGTATACCAAGCCGCCCGTCAATTACAATTGTCAGTACTAAGTATTGTAGGGATGATCTTTTTAATTGCGATCGCTTTGATCAATTTATTCTTAAAAAGTGCAATTATTCAACCTGTGAAAAAAATGGCATTGTTATCTAACAAAATTAGCACGGGGGATCTGGATCTACAATTTAATCATAATAGTAAAGATGAAATTGGTTCTTTAGCTAAATCTCTTAACCGCATGGTTGAAAGCCTCAAAATGGCTTTACAGATGATTGAAGAAGAAGAAGATTAG
- a CDS encoding 7-carboxy-7-deazaguanine synthase QueE, whose amino-acid sequence MNSVTKIVTYPIVETFHSVQGEGYWTGVNAFFIRLGGCDVHCPWCDTKHSWNSQNHPQQSTQELAIAAKVVNPAIVVITGGEPLMHDLAPLTAALKNEGMQVHLETSGAHPFSGDFDWVTFSPKTFKAPHNNIYSRTNELKVVISNEDDLKWAEQQAALVPEKTLCYLQPEWKSPQSKELIFNYILHHPRWRISLQTHKLLQVQ is encoded by the coding sequence TTGAACAGCGTTACCAAAATTGTTACTTATCCTATTGTGGAAACTTTTCATTCCGTTCAGGGAGAAGGGTATTGGACAGGAGTAAATGCCTTTTTTATTCGTCTAGGAGGTTGTGATGTCCATTGCCCTTGGTGCGATACAAAACACTCCTGGAATTCCCAAAATCATCCCCAACAGTCTACTCAAGAATTAGCGATCGCTGCTAAAGTAGTCAATCCGGCGATCGTGGTTATTACGGGGGGAGAACCCTTGATGCACGATTTAGCACCTCTTACCGCCGCTCTCAAAAACGAAGGAATGCAGGTTCATTTAGAAACTTCTGGCGCCCATCCTTTTAGTGGAGATTTTGACTGGGTCACTTTTTCTCCCAAGACGTTTAAAGCACCCCATAACAATATTTATAGCCGGACCAATGAATTAAAAGTAGTTATTAGTAATGAGGATGACTTAAAATGGGCTGAACAACAAGCTGCGTTAGTACCAGAAAAAACTTTATGTTACTTGCAACCAGAATGGAAATCACCTCAAAGCAAAGAATTGATTTTTAACTATATTTTGCACCATCCAAGGTGGCGAATTAGTCTGCAAACTCATAAACTTCTGCAAGTTCAGTAA
- a CDS encoding GNAT family N-acetyltransferase, translated as MKQANACFEASLFLLMHQPISEDIIIRLAKPEDSEIIVDIQYNAIRIISAKDYNYRQLNALLRSKSFQRKSKEIIFVAEINHQVVGFASLIYPFNTVGGIFVSPAFARKGVGTKLLQRLEQEVIANNIPILWVSSSLTGYPFYQANGYRTIVRTNFPLYSTYIPVVQMKKRLLSVTRKEIFREVYQFFAVIAMTTIITFLFL; from the coding sequence GTGAAGCAAGCTAATGCTTGTTTTGAAGCTTCACTGTTTTTATTGATGCACCAGCCAATTAGTGAAGATATTATTATTCGTTTAGCCAAACCTGAAGATTCAGAAATCATCGTTGATATTCAGTATAATGCTATCAGAATTATATCGGCAAAAGATTATAATTATAGACAATTAAATGCTTTGTTGAGAAGTAAAAGTTTCCAGAGAAAATCAAAAGAAATTATTTTTGTTGCTGAAATTAATCATCAAGTAGTGGGTTTTGCATCATTGATATACCCTTTCAATACTGTTGGCGGAATTTTTGTCAGTCCCGCATTCGCCAGAAAAGGAGTCGGTACAAAATTGTTGCAGCGACTTGAACAGGAAGTTATTGCTAATAATATTCCTATTCTTTGGGTTAGTTCTTCTTTAACTGGTTATCCTTTTTATCAAGCCAATGGTTATCGTACTATTGTCAGAACCAACTTCCCACTATATTCAACCTATATCCCTGTCGTTCAGATGAAAAAAAGATTATTATCAGTTACTAGAAAGGAAATATTTAGGGAAGTATACCAATTTTTTGCTGTGATAGCGATGACAACTATAATTACTTTTTTATTTTTGTAA
- a CDS encoding DedA family protein: MLESIVNIINSLGYLGIALLMALENLVPPIPSEVIMPLSGFAVTQGKLQFIYVVLAGTIGSVLGATPWYFLGKSWGLRRTRKIADRYGKWLTLSGKDVQKAKIWFDGKGYIATAVGRLIPGIRTYISLPAGISKMPLLPFLIYSTAGSIIWVSFLTYAGYILGENYHKIGTYLKPFSTFILILILVISIYWIVKRKTTESNKR, encoded by the coding sequence ATGCTTGAGTCTATCGTCAACATTATAAATTCCCTGGGTTATCTGGGTATTGCTCTGTTAATGGCATTAGAAAATTTAGTACCGCCAATTCCCTCTGAGGTAATTATGCCTCTATCTGGATTTGCTGTTACTCAGGGAAAATTGCAGTTTATTTATGTTGTCCTTGCAGGAACAATTGGTTCAGTATTAGGAGCAACTCCTTGGTACTTTCTGGGAAAATCTTGGGGATTAAGGCGGACACGAAAAATAGCCGATCGCTACGGGAAATGGCTAACGCTCTCAGGAAAAGATGTCCAAAAAGCTAAAATCTGGTTTGATGGTAAAGGTTACATAGCAACGGCTGTTGGTCGTCTTATACCAGGGATAAGAACTTATATTTCTCTTCCCGCAGGCATTAGTAAAATGCCTCTATTGCCGTTTTTAATATATTCAACGGCAGGCTCAATTATTTGGGTGAGTTTTTTAACTTATGCCGGTTATATTTTAGGTGAAAATTATCATAAAATTGGTACATATTTAAAACCATTTTCTACATTTATCTTGATTTTAATTTTAGTTATTTCTATTTATTGGATAGTCAAAAGAAAAACAACTGAAAGCAATAAAAGATAA
- a CDS encoding general stress protein: MTNNSLKRAVGTFFTRQDAEEALMELRDAGFNMDQISAIAQNPQGEDNLADVEVQSSSERAKDGAETGAVMGATTGGVLGLIGSLSILAIPGVGVATEVAVLLGNALLGSGIGAAGGSLVGALVGWGIPEEQAQYYNELLAKGSYIVLVEGTEAEINGAEAILLTRKIYNWNVYNAPGNHNLMGI, from the coding sequence ATGACAAATAATAGTTTAAAACGTGCCGTTGGTACATTTTTTACCCGTCAAGACGCAGAAGAGGCTCTAATGGAGCTTAGAGATGCCGGCTTCAATATGGATCAAATATCAGCGATCGCCCAAAATCCTCAGGGTGAAGATAACCTAGCTGATGTAGAAGTTCAATCTAGTTCAGAAAGAGCAAAAGATGGCGCAGAAACAGGAGCAGTTATGGGCGCGACTACTGGGGGAGTATTAGGATTAATTGGTAGTTTGAGTATTTTAGCTATTCCAGGTGTTGGTGTTGCTACAGAAGTTGCAGTATTGCTGGGCAATGCTCTTTTAGGGAGTGGTATAGGTGCTGCTGGTGGTAGTTTAGTTGGAGCTTTAGTGGGTTGGGGTATTCCCGAGGAACAAGCACAATACTACAATGAGCTTTTGGCAAAAGGCAGTTATATTGTTTTAGTAGAGGGTACAGAAGCTGAAATAAATGGTGCAGAAGCTATTTTGCTAACACGCAAAATATATAACTGGAATGTTTATAATGCTCCTGGAAATCACAATTTGATGGGAATTTAA
- a CDS encoding FAD-dependent oxidoreductase encodes MSEQKKIVVIGAGWAGLGATSHLAQQGYDVTLLEAAPYPGGLVAGWKTPGGRSVEGGIHGFWYPYRNIFDRVKELGLEPFTRFTRSSQYSPAGLEVESPIFQDEPRLPSPMGTFIYTRFKRLPLGDRLSALPLLYAVIDFDNSHEAWQRYDKITARELFKQYGVSERLYKESFEPMLLVGLFAPGEQCSAAAALGMLYYFILAHQPDFDVVWCRGTVGEKIFKPWIDQIEKVGGKVLTNKRVSDIVIDETGKATGVKCGDEFFAADAIISGVSVTGIKKIVENSSTLNNYSQFRNLANLKGIDVLATRLWFDRKINIPLPSNACFGFDATTGWTFFDLNDLHDEYHHEPNSVIEADFYHANQLLGMTDEQITQKVHRDLTTCIPAFGSAQLIDSSVIRVKEGVTHFFPGSYQNLLSAKTDIPNLYMSGDWIVTRHGSWSQEKAYVTGLEAANLVIDQFNMGAKANIIPIEADEPHIQVARTINKQIRSFSSNLLPNFWLP; translated from the coding sequence ATGTCAGAACAGAAAAAAATTGTTGTTATCGGTGCAGGATGGGCTGGTTTAGGAGCAACATCCCATTTAGCTCAGCAAGGTTATGATGTCACATTATTAGAAGCAGCACCCTATCCTGGGGGGTTAGTGGCAGGTTGGAAAACTCCAGGTGGAAGATCGGTTGAAGGGGGCATACACGGATTCTGGTATCCCTACCGTAATATTTTTGATCGAGTTAAGGAACTTGGGCTGGAGCCTTTTACTCGTTTTACTCGCTCTTCACAATATTCTCCGGCGGGGTTAGAAGTTGAATCGCCCATTTTTCAGGATGAACCTCGTTTACCCTCTCCTATGGGTACATTTATATATACTCGCTTTAAACGCTTACCTTTGGGCGATCGCCTTTCGGCATTACCTTTGCTGTATGCAGTAATTGATTTTGATAACTCCCACGAAGCATGGCAACGCTACGACAAAATTACTGCTAGAGAATTGTTCAAACAGTATGGGGTTTCGGAACGGCTGTACAAAGAATCCTTTGAACCGATGCTCTTGGTAGGTTTGTTTGCTCCCGGGGAACAGTGTTCTGCCGCCGCCGCTTTAGGAATGCTTTACTATTTCATTCTGGCTCATCAACCTGATTTTGATGTGGTGTGGTGTCGGGGCACTGTCGGAGAGAAAATATTTAAACCCTGGATTGACCAAATTGAGAAGGTAGGAGGTAAAGTTCTAACTAATAAACGAGTTAGTGATATTGTCATCGATGAAACAGGTAAAGCCACAGGAGTAAAATGTGGCGATGAGTTTTTTGCCGCCGATGCAATCATCTCTGGAGTAAGTGTTACCGGTATCAAAAAGATCGTCGAAAATAGTAGCACTCTAAATAATTATTCTCAGTTCCGTAACCTAGCTAATTTGAAAGGCATTGATGTTCTAGCAACTCGCCTGTGGTTTGATCGCAAAATTAATATTCCTCTCCCATCTAACGCTTGTTTTGGTTTTGATGCCACAACTGGTTGGACATTTTTTGATCTCAACGATCTTCATGATGAGTATCACCATGAACCCAATAGTGTTATTGAGGCAGATTTCTATCATGCCAACCAACTTTTAGGGATGACAGATGAACAAATCACGCAAAAAGTACACCGCGATCTAACTACCTGCATTCCTGCTTTTGGTTCAGCACAATTAATTGATAGTAGTGTAATTCGCGTTAAGGAAGGAGTCACTCACTTTTTCCCTGGTAGTTATCAAAACTTGCTCTCAGCCAAAACTGATATTCCGAATTTATATATGAGCGGGGATTGGATTGTAACTCGACATGGCTCTTGGTCACAAGAAAAAGCTTATGTTACAGGTTTAGAAGCTGCCAACTTGGTTATTGACCAGTTTAATATGGGTGCAAAAGCAAATATTATTCCTATCGAAGCTGATGAACCCCATATTCAAGTGGCTAGAACAATCAATAAACAAATTAGGAGCTTCAGTAGTAACTTATTACCTAATTTTTGGTTGCCATAA
- a CDS encoding DUF4278 domain-containing protein, translating into MKLRFLGQAYSKSNNQIETQPSIHTARFLGQSYTRCQPLLSAKSQLGVRKYRGVAYGSEA; encoded by the coding sequence ATGAAATTACGTTTTTTAGGTCAAGCTTACTCTAAATCTAACAATCAAATTGAAACCCAGCCTTCGATACATACTGCTCGTTTCCTGGGACAAAGTTATACTCGCTGCCAGCCTTTACTCTCTGCTAAATCTCAATTAGGTGTCCGCAAATATCGCGGTGTAGCTTACGGTTCTGAGGCATGA
- a CDS encoding alpha-amylase family protein has protein sequence MLYKLRFRLSKILTVLLAIFGFLGSSIYWTPAATAQTLSPRTVAVHLFEWKWPDIAQECESFLGPKGFAAVQVSPPNEHAVVNNFPWYQRYQPVSYQIESRSGTRSEFADMVSRCQSVGVDVYVDAVINHMTGVGSGVGYVGSRYEPYDYPRLYSFQDFHHCGKNGNDDIHNYGDRWEVQNCELVNLADLNTSSDYVRGQIVNYLNDLIDLGVAGFRLDASKHMSTNDIQAITSSLKGEPYIYQEVIDQGGEPITANEYFQNGDVTEFKYSVKLSDTFFNGKLAWLENFGEEWGFMPSSNALVFVDNHDNQRGHGGGGHIVTHQDGILYDLTNVFMLAWPYGYPRIMSSYEFSDGNQGPPSDMAGNTHDIYVDGEPTCFDEWKCEHRWRPIANMVAFHNFTSEKFLVTDWWTNGNNQIAFGRGDRGFVVINREGNTLSRTFKTSLTQGTYCNVIDGELTDNGSQCSGSVIKVNHNGEANISLPSMSAAAIHIGAKIS, from the coding sequence ATGCTTTACAAGCTTAGATTCCGTTTATCTAAAATTTTGACGGTACTATTGGCTATTTTTGGGTTTCTAGGTAGCTCAATCTATTGGACACCTGCCGCCACAGCTCAAACACTTTCCCCCAGAACCGTCGCGGTCCATTTATTTGAATGGAAATGGCCAGATATTGCTCAAGAATGCGAAAGTTTCCTCGGACCAAAAGGCTTTGCCGCAGTGCAAGTCTCCCCACCGAATGAACATGCGGTTGTCAATAATTTTCCCTGGTATCAACGCTATCAACCAGTCAGCTATCAAATTGAAAGTCGGAGTGGAACACGCTCTGAATTTGCAGACATGGTAAGCCGTTGTCAGTCTGTGGGTGTTGATGTATATGTCGATGCTGTTATCAATCACATGACAGGTGTGGGTAGTGGGGTCGGTTATGTAGGCTCTAGGTATGAACCTTATGATTATCCTCGTCTGTATTCCTTTCAGGACTTTCACCATTGTGGTAAGAATGGCAATGACGACATCCACAACTATGGCGATCGCTGGGAAGTCCAAAACTGTGAGTTGGTCAATTTGGCCGATCTCAATACTAGTTCTGACTATGTGCGAGGACAAATTGTCAACTATTTGAACGATTTAATCGATTTAGGCGTTGCTGGCTTTCGTTTGGACGCCTCCAAGCATATGAGTACCAATGATATCCAAGCCATTACAAGTAGCCTGAAAGGGGAACCCTACATTTATCAAGAAGTTATCGATCAAGGTGGCGAACCAATCACCGCTAATGAATACTTCCAGAATGGCGATGTCACTGAATTCAAATACAGTGTCAAACTCAGCGATACTTTCTTCAATGGTAAATTAGCTTGGCTAGAAAACTTTGGCGAAGAGTGGGGGTTTATGCCAAGTAGCAATGCTTTAGTTTTTGTCGATAACCACGATAATCAACGAGGCCATGGCGGTGGCGGACATATTGTTACTCATCAAGATGGCATCCTTTATGACCTAACTAATGTGTTTATGTTGGCCTGGCCTTACGGTTACCCACGCATCATGTCTAGCTACGAATTCTCTGATGGTAATCAGGGTCCCCCCTCTGATATGGCAGGGAATACCCATGATATTTATGTTGATGGTGAACCCACTTGCTTTGATGAATGGAAATGCGAACATCGCTGGAGACCCATCGCCAATATGGTCGCTTTTCACAATTTCACATCGGAAAAATTCTTGGTGACTGACTGGTGGACTAATGGCAATAACCAGATCGCTTTTGGACGTGGCGATCGAGGCTTTGTGGTCATCAATCGAGAAGGAAACACCTTGAGTCGCACCTTTAAGACTAGCCTGACACAAGGCACATACTGCAATGTGATTGATGGCGAGTTAACGGACAATGGCTCTCAATGCAGTGGCTCCGTAATCAAAGTCAATCATAACGGAGAAGCTAATATTTCCTTACCATCTATGAGTGCTGCTGCTATTCATATTGGAGCTAAAATTTCTTGA
- a CDS encoding MEKHLA domain-containing protein, whose amino-acid sequence MSSNIQLPWQQESIILHSLRLIKSYEHWTGCSLIKAEGSPLQLAQVLFEAPFPVFSHGTEPDPIYNYGNQKALDLWELNWEQLTQMPSRYSAESMDREERLELLNQVTTKGYLSNGRGIRVSSSGKRYMISDFTIWNLLDNDHRYCGQAATFSKWKTISL is encoded by the coding sequence ATGAGTAGTAATATTCAATTGCCTTGGCAACAAGAATCCATAATTTTACATAGTCTAAGACTTATTAAAAGCTATGAGCATTGGACAGGATGTTCTCTTATTAAAGCTGAAGGCTCACCTCTTCAATTAGCTCAGGTCTTATTTGAAGCTCCTTTTCCCGTATTTTCTCATGGTACGGAGCCAGATCCTATTTATAATTACGGAAATCAAAAAGCTTTAGACCTTTGGGAACTAAACTGGGAGCAGTTGACTCAGATGCCTTCGCGGTATTCTGCCGAATCTATGGATCGAGAAGAACGTTTAGAACTTTTAAACCAGGTAACAACTAAAGGTTATTTGAGTAATGGTCGAGGGATTCGAGTATCTAGTAGTGGTAAAAGGTACATGATTTCAGACTTTACGATCTGGAATCTACTTGATAACGATCATCGCTATTGTGGTCAAGCAGCAACCTTTTCTAAGTGGAAAACAATTAGCCTTTAA
- a CDS encoding HEAT repeat domain-containing protein, with protein sequence MELHQIETYIDSPDPQNRMKAITELRNYEPDLVVPLLKRRMCDQELIIRSFVAMGLGYKRTDEGFELLLDLIEHDRDYNVRAEAANSLAKYGAEAIQHLVQLFRQDPNWLVRYSIFAAIDLTNNPEILLELIVLALKGEDLVVRQTAIANLEQLANTPQKSIALELLLSAAKSDQGTIRAQVAKVLRHFEDPDAETALMNLRQDSDYRVVAATLEGLV encoded by the coding sequence ATGGAACTACATCAGATTGAAACCTATATCGATAGTCCCGATCCTCAAAATCGGATGAAAGCGATTACCGAGTTAAGAAACTATGAACCTGATTTAGTAGTTCCCTTACTCAAGCGAAGGATGTGTGACCAAGAGTTGATTATTCGTTCCTTTGTCGCTATGGGTCTGGGATATAAACGAACAGATGAAGGCTTTGAGTTGTTACTGGATTTAATTGAGCATGATCGCGATTACAATGTCAGAGCAGAAGCCGCCAATTCTTTAGCAAAATATGGCGCAGAAGCAATTCAACATCTTGTGCAACTATTCCGTCAAGACCCTAATTGGTTAGTGCGTTATAGTATTTTTGCCGCTATCGATCTAACTAATAATCCTGAAATTCTTCTAGAATTGATTGTTTTAGCACTTAAAGGAGAAGATTTAGTTGTTCGACAAACAGCGATCGCTAATTTAGAACAATTAGCAAATACACCTCAAAAGTCGATCGCTTTAGAACTTCTACTCTCGGCAGCGAAGTCAGATCAAGGTACAATCCGCGCCCAAGTAGCAAAAGTCTTGAGACATTTTGAAGACCCAGATGCAGAAACTGCTCTGATGAATCTGCGACAAGATTCTGATTATCGAGTTGTTGCTGCAACTTTAGAAGGACTTGTGTAG
- a CDS encoding NblA/ycf18 family protein yields the protein MSRGRELAMEYSEQLSLEQKFNLRIFADQVQTLSSEEAQGLSIELYRRMMLKDNLYDELLQDYWNMGSLPVSV from the coding sequence GTGTCACGAGGTCGTGAACTAGCCATGGAATATTCAGAGCAACTATCTTTAGAACAGAAATTTAATTTAAGAATATTTGCCGATCAAGTACAAACTCTCTCTTCAGAAGAAGCTCAAGGGTTATCGATTGAACTATATCGACGGATGATGCTCAAAGATAACTTATACGATGAGTTATTACAAGATTATTGGAATATGGGTTCATTACCTGTGTCTGTTTAA
- a CDS encoding DUF29 domain-containing protein: MMLEKFDNTSFNQDYVAWLETQIKILRSRNYEQLDVQNLITELTTLIYQETGEVRNYVYNVLVCLLLIDYGQKDVSKIEFLDAEINIHQLQLNSKMTDSFRLYLEDNLEEIYAKAKQTASLKSKLPRDKFPLFCPFKLDEIVGAEYHLFGWKVEQKSISSERI; this comes from the coding sequence ATGATGCTAGAAAAATTTGATAATACCAGCTTTAATCAGGATTATGTTGCTTGGCTAGAGACTCAGATTAAAATTTTGCGATCGCGCAATTACGAGCAATTAGATGTTCAGAATTTAATTACCGAATTAACAACACTAATTTATCAAGAAACTGGTGAAGTTAGAAATTATGTTTACAATGTCCTAGTCTGCTTGTTGTTGATTGATTATGGGCAAAAAGACGTTTCAAAAATAGAATTTTTGGATGCAGAAATTAACATTCATCAGCTTCAACTTAATTCCAAAATGACAGATAGTTTTAGGCTCTACCTGGAAGATAATTTAGAAGAAATTTACGCTAAGGCAAAGCAAACTGCAAGTTTAAAAAGTAAGCTACCGAGAGATAAATTCCCTTTATTTTGTCCGTTTAAATTGGACGAAATAGTTGGTGCAGAATATCATCTCTTCGGATGGAAAGTCGAACAAAAGTCAATCAGCTCAGAACGAATCTGA